Part of the Woronichinia naegeliana WA131 genome, AATTATAGTCTCGAACTCTATTTGCCCGGAGTCCCCAAAGAACAAATCCAACTCAATAAGACTGGGGATGAGTTAAATATTCGGATTGGGAATCATCGCCGTAACCTAGTCTTACCCCAAGCTCTAGCAGCCCTCAGCCCTTCTGGCGCGAAAATGGAAGACGACTACCTCAAAATTCGTTTTAGTGATCTTGCCAAAGTTTAATCCAGGCTTGAATTCACCCAAGACAATCAAGGCCGTTGTCATCACTTCTATCAATGGTGGTCTGACTCCAAAACAGGTCGGCCACTTTCCCCAAACTATCTCCTTTGGGAAGTTGCTTTTTATCAGATAAAAAATGTAAGATTAGAGATCGTGACTACAAGACGAATTTTTTACTAATTGGAATCGTAACATTATGTCGAAGCGTGTACAAGTTGTCTTAAACAAACCCGTCAATAAACTCGGAAAGAATGGCGATCTCGTCGAAGTAGCCCCCGGATATGCCCGTAATTACTTAATTCCCCAAGGGATGGGAGTACTGGCAACCCCTGGTATTCTCCGTCAGGTTGAACAGCGTCGCGTTAAAGAAGAGGCTCGTCTGCAAGCGGAAAAACAAGCTGCTGAGGCTCAGAAGGCTGCACTACAAACGGTGGGTCGCTTTGTCATTCAAAAACAGGTGGGAGAAAACGAAGCAATCTTCGGGACTGTCACCAGCCAAGAAGTTGTGGATGCCATCAAAGCCATTACCAACCAAGAAGTTGATCGTCGCGGCATTACCCTACCAGAAATTAGCAGACTCGGTTTCTATAAAGCTCAAATTAAAATTCATCCTGAAGTGACGGCTGAAGTAGAAATTCAAGTGGCTTCTCTCTAACATCGGGAAGGTAAAGACTGAAAATTTTAGGGATAAAGTGGCATAGATTGGTGGCCTTCAGTGAACAACCCTAATTGGACTTTACCTTGACCAGGCTTGGTGATGGTAGGGGATAGGATCACCGTCGGTTCACTGATCCCCAATTTAAAGCTCACAACAAAACAATGAGAATTTTTTGGCGATCTTTTTGGCGATCTAAATTTGCTCTTCGTTGGCGGATATTTAGAGAAAATCCTTATCAACACTTACTTCTATCCTTAATTTTTCTCTTTTTCGCCTTTGCTTTTGTTGACAATGACTATCCTTTCGGTGGTGTTGCTATTAATGCACTATTTTTGTTAACGGTTTTATTTGTCATTGAAACTTTCCAACTTCCCCAAAGATTTTTGAATTGCTTCCGATTGATTGCTATTCTGAGTTTTGGTATTAATAGCTATATCATCTTATTCCTAGAGCAAGATATTTGGTTTTCAACTTTTATCAGCCACATCATCCAACTTATTTTTATTGCCACTGCCATCTGGATTATCCTCAAAAGAATTTTTCGTGACAAACACGTTACAGGCGATATTCTAGTGGGGGGGATTAGTGTCTATTTAATGGTGGGTTTTTTTTGGTTTCAACTTTACCAAATCCTAGTTTCCTTTGATCCCAAAGCTTTTTCCCAAACTATGACTTACTATCGCACCTTTTATTTTAGTTTTGTCACCTTAACGACGGTGGGATACGGTGATATTGTCCCGATTAATCGAGTAGGAATGGTGATGTCTAATATGGAGGCAATTATCGGTCAAATGTACCCGGCTGTTATTCTGTCCCGATTAGTGAGTTTATACGTGCAAGATCTTAAAGATTAACGTTTAATAAATGGGTGTGACCTTTAGTTGATGAAGGAAAAGAAAAGTGTTAAGCTGTCATCAGTTTAACTTGCAATAATACTTGAGCCCTTGTTTTTGATTTTACGTCCCCAACATATTGTCAATCCACCTTCATTAAGAAGTTTATGGATGAGAGATTCTAATTCTTCAATTGATTTGAATAATTTATTTGCAATATATTCTTTTGCTGAATGCCATACCAATTCCATTAAATTATAATCGGGACTATAGGGGGGTAAAAACTCCAAAATAATGTTTGGCATTTCTTCCGTGCTCTCGTCTAGAATTTCTTGCTTTTTGTGGAAGCTCGCATTATCTAAAATAATCACAATCTTCGGACCATTCTTTTCAAAGTCTTCTTTTTTATTTCCTTGTTCTATCCATTCTCTTTGTATGTCTTTGTAAAATTTTAATAATACACTCTTGAAGTTCTGAGAGTTACCAGTGGGAATCAAATCAACCCACCGTTTTTTGTCAGTATATCTAGGGCTTGCTGAAAAAGTCAAAAAACGAAAGAAATGTGGGTTAGGGAAGTATGGACTGAAAAAGCATAGATAACTTATCCTTATGGAAACAAATCAAAATACAGATTTTGTTTAATCTATTGTTCCTTTCTGTCTAAAAAGGTCAACACAAATCACTCCTCACAAAAGAGAGGAAAATTAACACCATTTTTCACAAGAAAAACGACTCTACAACTTTTTACTTTTTGTCTTCTGAAGTAGAGTAGAAAGATTCATTACCAAAAAGTTCATCGCAATTACCGTTTCCGAGGTCTCAGGTAGTTTGGCCATCACTCGACCAAGACTAAATTTCCTCTTTCCCTGTCCGAATTTACCCTCAATGGCATTACGCACTCTTTCATCTGAGCGTGCCTCTTTCTTTTTTTCTTTGCTCACCTCTTTCGGCGGTCTTCCCAATCGGGGACCACTCATTCTTATATCCCTTTCTTTACAATAAGCTCGATTCGCTTTTGTTCGATAGATTTTATCCACATGAACCGATTCCGGATAACATCCTGTTTCCCTTTTATATTCTTCTATTCGCGCTTGTAAATCTCCCGATTCGTTGTAATTATCCCAACTTAATTTGTCTAAGAAGACAAAGCCATTCACATTACTTGCCGATATTTTAGCTCCAAACTCTACTGCTTTTCCCGCTTTTCCACGCACTATTGGACGCACGTGAGGTTGGCTTACACTCACAATTCTGTTTTCTACTTTATTTGTCTTTTTTTCATACATTTCTAACTGTTGCTCATACACTTTTCCTATCGTTACAAGCTCTTCTTGCTCTTTTTTCGTTAGTTTTTCTAACTTTGCTCCCTCTTCTATCATTTTTTCTATATGAGACAAGTTTCTTTTTATATATCCTAGTTGTTTTTTTGTTCCTTTTCTTCTTTCTTTTTTTGACACACGACGTTTTTTTGCTATGGCTAAGTACTCTTTTCTTGCCACTTCCCTATAAGTCCTCGGCTTTTCTTTCCTTTTCTCTTTTATTTCTTCATACAGCTTATCTATTATTTTTTCTGTTTTTTCTCTGGCATCATTCAATATTCCTATATCCGTTGGATATTTTATATCTGCTGGTGTACAAGTCGCATCTAACAATAACTTTCCTTCATTTTCTTTTTTTTCTGACGCTACACCCGTCGCTTTTTTTTCTATTTCTTTATTAATTTTATTTATTAATTCCATTCCTATTTTTTTACGAAAATGAACCATCATTGACGCATTAAATGCTTCTTTGCTACTATAGCTTTCCATTCCTATAAAGTACTGTAAATAAGGGTTCTCTTTTATTTGTTCTACTGTTTCTCTGTCACTTTTTCCTGAAATTTCTTTGATAATTAATGCTCCTAATGCCATTCTAAATGATTTGGCTGGGGCTCCTTTTTTTTCTGTGAAGTTTTTTGCATATTCTTCCTCATATTCTTCCCAAAGAATCATTTTTGACATTTCTATCCAACGATTTTCTTCGTCTAACTGCCCGCCGAACAGATTTTTCAAGTTTTCTGGTGTTTCAATTGAGTACTGTTGCTTTCGGTACATCTGCTTTCTCTCTTCTTAATGCAATGGTTTTGAGGCATTCTACCCTATTTTCGTGCATTCTAGCGGTTCTTAATTCGCCTACTATTTTTCTCCGTAAAGGTTTCAGCTTTTTTCAGCAAGCCCTATCTAATACCACCCATTACATTGACTCTTCCTTTTCTTCTATCTCCCCTCACTTTTTTACGCTTTCCTTTTTTTGTCCAATGTTTTCTCCGTATTACTCTTAAGCTGAAGCCACTTTCATCCCAAAACCATATCTGGATTGATTCTGGCTTTTCTTTCAAAAGCTTCTTGTACTCTTCAACTTTCTTTCTAAATTCCTCTCTTTTTTGCTCATCTTTTTTATCTTCTAGACTATATTTTGCCCAAATATAGACAGATCGCTTTTTTTAAAGCATATTTCTAAGTTGTGTATTTCCTAACAATATACCCGTTTCTTTTTCCATATGAGTTGATAGTCTTGCTACTGTCCAACTTCCAAATTCATATCCAAACTCTTCAGGCTCTTTGATTATTATCTCCGTCAATTTCTCTATGTATTCTTCTGTTACTTTCCTGTGATTTCCTTTTTTTCTTTTGTCTCTTAAGCTTTCTATCTCTTTCGGATTTCCATTATTGCACCAGTACCACACTTGTCGTTTGCAACATCCTAATAATCCTGATATTTCATCATACGTTTTTCCTTCATTTCTCAGTAACATAATCAATATTCTCTCTCTTGTAACTGCGTGCTCTTCCGTTTTAAGGGCTTTTTGTAGCTCTTTCTTGGTCTTTTGGTCTAAGAAGTTTAACGTCAGCATAGTCATACAAAAAAGTAAGTCTATATATTCTACCTTATATCCACTTAGAGTGATGACAGCTTAACATGAGATGAAAAGTGACAAAGAGGAAACGGTAGTGTTCTGAATCTGTGGATAAGATAAGTCATAATGAATAGACTGACTACGTTCTAGAAATACGCTCCACTGGTCTAGAACATTACCGATTCAACTTGTTAAGGGCAACCTCCTCTACCTCTGGCAAACTCCCTAGAGCTAACCGAGAAGGCTGTTTACTGCCGGATAGACGTTTGAGCAGAGAGGGCCTGGGATCATGGAGCAAATAGAAAATTTCATCCCCTGCATCCCACATTTCATCACTTTTAACCAATTGCAAATTTCCCTGACGCTTTACCAATAGGGGTAATAATTCCCCTGAACGAATCAGGGCTTGTAGATGGGCCTGTTGTAAACTTAAACCCTCTTCTTGAAAAGTTGTTTTCCCTAGTTTTACCTGATCATTACTGAGATATTGATTCCAATTTTTAAACAATTGATGATCAATAAAAGACTGAATCCCCTTCGGTCGATGATTAGGAATTTCTTCTGACCCCTGGTTGGGGAAAATTGCCCAAACCCTTGGCGGTTTAAATTCTTCTAAAGCCCTTTGAGCCAAGACCAAATTGACCTCTGCATTACTGGTTAAGGCAATTAAGGTTCCCATTGAATTCATGCCGGCCGCTTCTAAGACATTCGGATCTAAAGCACTGCTATGGACAGCCCGAATGCCTTCTGATTCAGCAATTTGACAGGCTTCTAATTCCGTATCGATGAGAACGACAGGTTCCTCCTGGGACTGAAATAAACGGGCCATTAACCGGCCTAAAGGCGTGCAACCAATAATAATCGCTCCCGTGGCAGTGGCGGTGGTAATGCCTAACGTATTAGCTAACCATCGGGCCGTTAAACCTTGAATAAATACCGTCATAATAATCGTGAGAAATACCAAAGCTTTAATGGCATCTCCCCCGTTAATTCCTTCGGCGGTTAATAAAATCGCAAAAAGAGAGGCAACCGAGGCTGAGACAATTCCCCTGGGGGCAATCCAAGCGACAAAACATTTTTGTTGCCAAGTTAAGCCACTGTTTAAGGTACAAAGTAGAACACTAATCGGTCGTACCACAAACATCAGGGTTAAAACCGTTAAAACACTGCCCCAACCCAGGGCTACAATACTGGCAAGAGAAAGATCCGCCGCGAGCAGGATAAAGAGGACAGAAACACAGAGAATGGTCAGTTTACCTTTAAAGCGTCGTAGGAGTCGTTCATCCGGTAGGGCAGAGGAGTTAAGAAACATCCCCGTAGCAACGGTGGCCATTAAGCCAGATTCACTAATCAACAATTGGGCCCCACCGAATACTCCCCACACACCAGCCAAGACCACTAGATTATTAATATCTTCCGATAAGAAAGTGGCACGTTTCAAAAAGAAACTCATCAACCAGCCGCCCAGGATGCCAATACCCAATCCAATCCCTAAACGGAGTAAAAGACCTGTTAAAATTTCGATGACATCGGCTTCTACGGTGACATTGGTTTTAAAAATCGTTTCTAGGACAACAACGGCCAGGATGGCTCCGACGGGATCAATGAGTACGCCTTCTCCCTCTAAAATGGTTGCTACTGAACGATCAACCTGAACTTGTTTAATCAATGGGCCGACGACGGTGGGCCCCGTCACCACCACTAATGAGCCATACAAAAAGGCGATCGCCCAGGGAAATTCCGCTAACCAATGAGCCGCCATACCAGCACCGGCCAAGGTAATTAAGGTTCCGAGGGTGACAAGATTGCGTAAACTGCCCGAAACCTGAGAGATTTCTTTTAGACTTAAATTCAGTCCGCCTTCAAATAAAATAATGGCAACGGAAAGGGCGACTATCACTTCTAACCCGTCTCCCAATTGTTGCGGATGGAGCAGATGCAGACCGTTACGTCCTAATAAAATACCAAAGAGGAGCAGGAAGACAATACTGGGAACCTTAAGATAGGCCGCCACAACTTGGGCACTGATGCCTGCCAGTACCGTAAGGATAATTTGTAAGGTTAAATTAAAGGAGCCTTCCATGACAATGAATCATAGAAGATTTTCTCGCCAGTGGATAGCGATCCGATTGTTCTGACAATGTAAGGTTATGGGCGGCGATCGCCGTTGTTCCCTAACTGATGCTGCCTTGAGAAAAGAAAGCATTATCATTAAAATCGTGACTTTTGGGTGATCAAACTCAACCCGCATTGTAACACTTGAGTATTTTGACTCATTTTAAAGTTGAAGATCACTTTTTCCTTTTAAAGCTTGCTATGAATCATCCGGCCTTCCTGTCAGATCGCGACCAACGTCAATGGCGTAGAGAAGAACGCTGGTTAGAAAGATTTTGTATTGGTGGTTTACTCATCGCAGCGATCCTTCTTTTTTGCAGTAATCTTGGCAGTGTTCCTCTCTTGAATGGTGAAGAAGCTACCTTAGCCCAAATTGCAAAGGAATTGGCCGCTCATTGGCCAAAATTTTCAGGCTTTTTTCAAGCAGATCATCCTTCTGCACCCGCTCCAAATTCGATTCCGGCAATCGCTCACAAAACAACGACAGGGATATTAGCGGCGATCGCTGATCCTAGGGAATTAAGCACCATTCCAAAGAAAGTTGCTGGTACATTTCAAGCTCTCAGCCCCCTCAGTGCTAAAGGATCAT contains:
- the rplI gene encoding 50S ribosomal protein L9, with amino-acid sequence MSKRVQVVLNKPVNKLGKNGDLVEVAPGYARNYLIPQGMGVLATPGILRQVEQRRVKEEARLQAEKQAAEAQKAALQTVGRFVIQKQVGENEAIFGTVTSQEVVDAIKAITNQEVDRRGITLPEISRLGFYKAQIKIHPEVTAEVEIQVASL
- a CDS encoding potassium channel family protein, which translates into the protein MRIFWRSFWRSKFALRWRIFRENPYQHLLLSLIFLFFAFAFVDNDYPFGGVAINALFLLTVLFVIETFQLPQRFLNCFRLIAILSFGINSYIILFLEQDIWFSTFISHIIQLIFIATAIWIILKRIFRDKHVTGDILVGGISVYLMVGFFWFQLYQILVSFDPKAFSQTMTYYRTFYFSFVTLTTVGYGDIVPINRVGMVMSNMEAIIGQMYPAVILSRLVSLYVQDLKD
- a CDS encoding cation:proton antiporter, encoding MEGSFNLTLQIILTVLAGISAQVVAAYLKVPSIVFLLLFGILLGRNGLHLLHPQQLGDGLEVIVALSVAIILFEGGLNLSLKEISQVSGSLRNLVTLGTLITLAGAGMAAHWLAEFPWAIAFLYGSLVVVTGPTVVGPLIKQVQVDRSVATILEGEGVLIDPVGAILAVVVLETIFKTNVTVEADVIEILTGLLLRLGIGLGIGILGGWLMSFFLKRATFLSEDINNLVVLAGVWGVFGGAQLLISESGLMATVATGMFLNSSALPDERLLRRFKGKLTILCVSVLFILLAADLSLASIVALGWGSVLTVLTLMFVVRPISVLLCTLNSGLTWQQKCFVAWIAPRGIVSASVASLFAILLTAEGINGGDAIKALVFLTIIMTVFIQGLTARWLANTLGITTATATGAIIIGCTPLGRLMARLFQSQEEPVVLIDTELEACQIAESEGIRAVHSSALDPNVLEAAGMNSMGTLIALTSNAEVNLVLAQRALEEFKPPRVWAIFPNQGSEEIPNHRPKGIQSFIDHQLFKNWNQYLSNDQVKLGKTTFQEEGLSLQQAHLQALIRSGELLPLLVKRQGNLQLVKSDEMWDAGDEIFYLLHDPRPSLLKRLSGSKQPSRLALGSLPEVEEVALNKLNR